Proteins from a genomic interval of Arachis hypogaea cultivar Tifrunner chromosome 10, arahy.Tifrunner.gnm2.J5K5, whole genome shotgun sequence:
- the LOC112715266 gene encoding uncharacterized protein isoform X2: MASACSRIAQRAASFSSIKSTIKSTLRSSSFSNTATTTSPLRRSILTRVAPELRCAQSMLPLHSAVATARMTSCLRTSRSCRALSQELGLSVPR; encoded by the exons ATGGCTTCAGCGTGCAGCAGAATCGCGCAAAGAGCAGCTTCATTTTCTTCCATAAAATCAACCATCAAATCCACTCTTCGCTCTTCATCCTTCTCCAACACCGCCACCACTACTTCTCCTCTTCGCCGATCCATTTTAACCAG GGTTGCTCCGGAACTGAGATGCGCGCAGTCGATGCTGCCACTGCATAGTGCGGTTGCGACGGCGAGGATGACGTCATGCCTGAGAACATCTCGGAGCTGCCGAGCGCTATCACAGG AGCTCGGTCTATCAGTTCCAAGGTGA
- the LOC112715266 gene encoding uncharacterized protein isoform X3, whose amino-acid sequence MASACSRIAQRAASFSSIKSTIKSTLRSSSFSNTATTTSPLRRSILTRVAPELRCAQSMLPLHSAVATARMTSCLRTSRSCRALSQDGIDWT is encoded by the exons ATGGCTTCAGCGTGCAGCAGAATCGCGCAAAGAGCAGCTTCATTTTCTTCCATAAAATCAACCATCAAATCCACTCTTCGCTCTTCATCCTTCTCCAACACCGCCACCACTACTTCTCCTCTTCGCCGATCCATTTTAACCAG GGTTGCTCCGGAACTGAGATGCGCGCAGTCGATGCTGCCACTGCATAGTGCGGTTGCGACGGCGAGGATGACGTCATGCCTGAGAACATCTCGGAGCTGCCGAGCGCTATCACAGG ATGGAATTGATTGGACGTGA
- the LOC112715268 gene encoding uncharacterized protein YDL183C gives MRAKLVVFPIRGRNWCFSRSIDHSLKKNSATSSSHSPSTFKELWKDVNVGDKPFNAKAELLADYCANKMNKAWIGLEKAPDGSIKKKIHGLGLWLLSRVKPSEIFLKSISKEVTSIEVIYPSSLNAQLVRRRLRHIAMRGTIIHRKYMYATVSVIPLTSALTVLPLPNVPFFWVSFRAYSHWRALQGSEKLFQLASDGSKMSNTSTHKKETEHKDSTNKTHNSSDEPHLKLRPSEKLEDLVELEDGKDGLSQEAITKICKIYDLNTKDVLKYEKSTF, from the exons ATGAGAGCCAAATTGGTTGTGTTCCCCATACGAGGGAGAAACTGGTGCTTCAGCAGATCCATTGATCATTCTCTTAAGAAGAATTCAGCTACTTCTTCCTCCCATTCTCCTTCAACGTTCAAAGAACTGTGGAAGGACGTTAATGTTGGTGATAAACCCTTTAATGCCAAAGCTGAGCTTCTTGCTGATTACTGTGCCAACAAG ATGAATAAGGCTTGGATTGGTTTGGAAAAAGCACCGGATGGGTCTATCAAGAAGAAGATTCATGG GTTGGGGTTATGGCTTTTGTCACGGGTTAAGCCCTCAGAGATATTCTTGAAATCTATATCAAAGGAAGTCACTAGCATCGAAGTCATTTACCCTTCAAG TCTGAATGCACAACTTGTTCGCCGAAGATTAAGACATATTGCTATGAG GGGAACAATTATCCACCGGAAATACATGTATGCTACAGTTTCAGTGATTCCATTGACCTCTGCACTGACG GTTTTACCTTTGCCTAATGTCCCATTCTTCTGGGTTTCATTTCGGGCTTATTCTCATTGGAGAGCCCTTCAG GGAAGTGAGAAGCTATTCCAACTCGCCTCGGATGGCAGCAAGATGTCTAACACATCGACTCATAAGAAGGAAACTGAGCATAAGGACTCAACCAATAAAACCCATAATAGTTCAGATGAACCACACTTG AAATTGCGGCCATCGGAAAAACTTGAGGATCTTGTTGAACTTGAAGATGGGAAAGACGGCCTGAGTCAAGAAGCCATCACAAAAATCTGCAAGATATATGATTTGAACACCAAAGATGTTCTAAAATACGAGAAGTCTACTTTTTGA
- the LOC112715266 gene encoding uncharacterized protein isoform X1, which yields MASACSRIAQRAASFSSIKSTIKSTLRSSSFSNTATTTSPLRRSILTRVAPELRCAQSMLPLHSAVATARMTSCLRTSRSCRALSQGTLCCTSPGL from the exons ATGGCTTCAGCGTGCAGCAGAATCGCGCAAAGAGCAGCTTCATTTTCTTCCATAAAATCAACCATCAAATCCACTCTTCGCTCTTCATCCTTCTCCAACACCGCCACCACTACTTCTCCTCTTCGCCGATCCATTTTAACCAG GGTTGCTCCGGAACTGAGATGCGCGCAGTCGATGCTGCCACTGCATAGTGCGGTTGCGACGGCGAGGATGACGTCATGCCTGAGAACATCTCGGAGCTGCCGAGCGCTATCACAGGGTACTCTCTGCTGCACCTCTCCCGGCCTCTAA